The proteins below are encoded in one region of Chelmon rostratus isolate fCheRos1 chromosome 21, fCheRos1.pri, whole genome shotgun sequence:
- the si:ch1073-13h15.3 gene encoding inactive all-trans-retinol 13,14-reductase yields the protein MMWLLIFLVWLVIWAGGTYWYLFGKPSPFSLESVRPPGPRELDQKKRDKVIKQGFSLDKVPQNLDVIVIGSGIGGLTAAATLAKAGKKVLVLEQHDQAGGCCHTYIEKGFEFDVGLHYIGQLHENSLLRIAFDQLSEGQLEFQQLNQHFDTIQIGLGDEKREYTIFSGKTEMQAHLMKQFPEDAEAIETFFKIMKVSAKKTHYLATLKLIPQWVSLLLLKSGIGHLVSSVFRLSGTCATDLVNTLTSNKDLHLIFSYLFYGVPPKDSSVLINALLIHHYKRGAYYPKGGASEIAFHIIRTIQKYGGNCLVRAPVSRILVNEKGAAYGVKVRKGQEEVEVHAPVVVSNCGIFTTFQKLLPPEIKVKTDIQERLNMMKHGRGSFLVFSGFDGTAEELGLESTNFWLFKNNDMDKSMDDFFALSKEEAPDNIPMMFITMPSSKDPEAKIRHPGKSCMTILTMVKYEWFEEWKDTTVRKRGDDYYKYKMRFANNLFDWACTLFPKIKDKLVFQDVATPLTNMHYLGAQRGAMYSAEHNLERFQAEAVARNRCNTPVKNLYISGQDVFSCGIAGALHGGLLCASTVLDHIVYIDLLILKKKLKRRKARELAELAKKKLQ from the exons ATGATGTGGCTCTTGATTTTCTTGGTCTGGTTGGTAATATGGGCCGGTGGCACTTACTGGTACCTGTTTGGGAAACCGAGCCCTTTCTCCCTGGAGTCAGTGCGACCCCCTGGACCTCGAGAGCTTGATCAGAAGAAGCGGGACAAAGTCATCAAGCAAG gTTTCAGCCTTGACAAGGTGCCCCAGAACCTGGATGTCATCGTCATCGGGAGCGGCATCGGTGGGCTGACAGCTGCTGCCACACTGGCCAAAGCAGGGAAGAAAGTCCTGGTGCTGGAACAACATGACCAGGCAGGAGGCTGCTGTCACACCTACATAGAGAAGGGCTTTGAGTTTGATGTTG GGCTTCACTACATCGGTCAGTTACACGAAAACAGCCTGTTGCGTATCGCCTTCGACCAGCTCTCTGAGGGCCAGCTGGAGTTCCAGCAGCTAAATCAGCACTTTGACACCATCCAGATTGGCCTGGGCGATGAGAAACGAGAGTACACCATCTTCTCCGGCAAAACTGAGATGCAAGCACATCTGATGAAGCAATTCCCTGAAGACGCAGAGGCCATCGAGACGTTCTTCAAAATCATGAAG GTCTCAGCCAAGAAGACCCACTACCTGGCAACTCTGAAACTGATCCCCCAGTGGGTATCTTTGCTCCTGCTGAAGTCAGGCATCGGACACCTCGTCTCCTCAGTCTTCCGTCTCTCTGGCACATGTGCAACAGACTTGGTGAACACCCTGACCAGCAACAAGGATCttcatctcatcttttcttatcttttctaTG GCGTTCCTCCAAAGGACTCTAGTGTTCTGATCAACGCCCTCCTGATTCATCACTACAAACGAGGTGCCTACTACCCTAAAGGTGGTGCCAGTGAGATTGCCTTCCACATCATCCGCACCATTCAGAAATATGGAGGAAACTGCCTGGTCAGAGCCCCCGTCTCCCGGATCCTGGTTAATGAGAAGGGAGCGGCTTATG GTGTGAAAGTGAGGAAAGgtcaggaggaagtggaggttCATGCACCAGTGGTTGTGTCCAACTGTGGCATCTTCACCACCTTCCAGAAACTTCTACCCCCTGAGATCAAAGTCAAGACTG ATATTCAGGAACGACTGAACATGATGAAACACGGCAGAGGATCGTTCTTGGTCTTCTCTGGCTTTGATGGAACTGCAGAGGAGTTGGGCCTCGAGTCCACCAACTTCTGGCTGTTCAAAAACAACGATATGGACAAGTC gaTGGATGACTTCTTTGCATTGAGCAAAGAGGAAGCACCAGATAATATTCCCATGATGTTCATCACAATGCCATCTTCCAAAGACCCAGAAGCCAAAATAAGACACCCTG gaaaatcctgcatgACAATACTGACGATGGTGAAATATGAATGGTTTGAGGAATGGAAGGACACTACAGTGCGCAAAAGGGGTGATGACTACTACAAGTACAAAATGAGATTTGCTAATAACCTCTTTGACTGGGCCTGTACTCTGTTCCCTAAAATCAAAGACAAG TTGGTTTTCCAGGATGTGGCGACACCACTGACGAACATGCACTACCTGGGCGCCCAGCGTGGAGCCATGTACTCTGCTGAGCACAACCTGGAGCGTTTCCAGGCCGAGGCTGTGGCAAGGAACAGGTGCAACACCCCCGTCAAAAACCTCTACATCTCAG gCCAAGATGTGTTCAGCTGTGGGATAGCAGGCGCTCTGCATGGTGGACTCCTCTGTGCCTCTACCGTGTTGGACCACATTGTCTACATTGACTTGCTCATCCTCAAGAAGAAGCTGAAACGGAGGAAAGCCAGAGAGCTGGCTGAGCTGGCTAAGAAGAAGCTGCAGTGA